The Acanthopagrus latus isolate v.2019 chromosome 13, fAcaLat1.1, whole genome shotgun sequence genome contains a region encoding:
- the LOC119031893 gene encoding myb/SANT-like DNA-binding domain-containing protein 2: protein MAASSNAEHSPEISTPLKIPKTEVPSPESEDLSDSNQYHSNSSTPNRFSPLNVGSGTAGRTAASSSNSFTACRGMSWTPSETNALIAVWGNERLTEARMQQLEVAGTVFSGKAPGPAMYERVSRALSELGYERTPSQCRERMKTLRRCYSRVKEHGIGKRKSSYTIEQLEKVFGQGGWDSQSCAPVLINSSGLYQEMESDGSTLEDFSQEDWCNQVLDSAFQEGDMETDEIQMPKNRALQIQAELSEQTQKRDMMQTVMRILESVQLKWEPFQTWTEFSRLHLSNKLAIFGVGYNTRWREDVRYHYAEISSQVPLGKRLREYFNPEKPEGRIIMTKVQKMNWKNVYYKFLDITISEARCLELHMEVDWIPVSQSRVAGCSKGTSHYLLPGDIPKSYGLYAIGYEELSSSNKTAQTSSQGNSEDHSLPQCESENGAQSDGEGAGKSDRTGIKVTYCYLGIAEDRTIQQCLFQHFQGSGKHYVHGEPSAVTRLLQENCHAAVTSQDEDGGEGSPQCFAIYIKFIEVELDFLSAGSLVECLETAVGYSLKYNNKETL, encoded by the exons ATGGCGGCGTCCAGTAACGCGGAGCATTCTCCAGAGATATCGACGCCGTTAAAGATACCGAAAACCGAGGTGCCATCCCCCGAGTCGGAGGATTTGAGTGACAGTAATCAATACCACTCCAATTCCTCGACCCCTAACCGCTTCTCGCCTTTGAACGTGGGCTCAGGGACCGCGGGCCGGACGGCGGCCTCTTCCTCCAACAGCTTCACGGCTTGTCGGGGGATGTCGTGGACGCCGTCCGAGACGAACGCCCTCATCGCGGTGTGGGGCAACGAGAGGCTGACCGAGGCGAGgatgcagcagctggaggtcgCGGGCACCGTGTTCTCCGGCAAGGCCCCCGGTCCTGCCATGTACGAGCGGGTGTCTCGAGCCTTGTCGGAGCTTGGATACGAGAGGACACCGTCACAgtgcagagagaggatgaag ACGCTGCGTCGCTGCTACAGCCGTGTGAAGGAGCACGGCATCGGCAAGAGGAAGAGCAGCTACACCATagagcagctggagaaggtGTTCGGTCAGGGAGGCTGGGACTCCCAGAGCTGTGCCCCAGTGCTGATCAACAGCAGTGGGCTGTATCAGGAGATGGAGTCCGATGGCAGCACCCTGGAAGACTTCTCCCAGGAGGATTGGTGCAACCAGGTGCTGGACTCTGCCTTCCAGGAGGGAGACATGGAGACTG acGAAATCCAGATGCCTAAAAACAGAGCTTTGCAGATTCAGGCAGAGCTGTCAGAACAAACCCA GAAAAGGGATATGATGCAGACTGTGATGCGCATCCTCGAGTCAGTGCAGCTGAAGTGGGAGCCCTTCCAGACGTGGACTGAGTTCTCCCGGCTGCACCTTTCCAACAAACTGGCCATCTTTGGTGTGGGCTACAACACGCGCTGGCGTGAGGATGTGCGCTACCACTACGCTGAAATCAGCTCACAGGTGCCGCTAGGCAAGAGGCTCCGCGAATACTTCAACCCCGAGAAGCCAGAGGGCCGCATCATCATGACCAAAGTTCAAAAGATGAACTGGAAGAATGTCTACTACAAGTTTCTGGACATTACCATCAGTGAGGCGCGATGCCTGGAGCTGCACATGGAGGTGGACTGGATCCCTGTATCTCAGTCCAGGGTCGCAGGCTGTAGCAAAGGCACATCCCACTACCTCCTTCCTGGGGACATCCCCAAGTCCTATGGACTCTATGCTATTGGCTACGAGGAATTGTCTTCCTCTAACAAGACCGCTCAGACCTCTTCCCAAGGTAATAGTGAAGACCATAGCTTACCTCAGTGCGAGTCAGAGAACGGGGCACAGTCTGATGGAGAGGGTGCAGGGAAAAGTGACAGGACTGGTATTAAAGTCACTTACTGCTACCTAGGCATAGCTGAGGATAGAACCATCCAGCAGTGTCTTTTCCAGCACTTTCAGGGTTCTGGCAAACACTATGTCCATGGTGAACCCTCCGCTGTGACGCGTTTACTGCAGGAGAACTGCCACGCTGCCGTCACAAGCCAGGATGAAGATGGAGGTGAAGGGTCACCTCAATGTTTTGCCATTTACATAAAATTCATTGAGGTGGAGCTGGACTTCCTCTCAGCAGGCTCCCTGGTGGAGTGCCTCGAAACTGCTGTTGGTTATTCCttgaaatacaacaacaaagaaacattgTAA